A section of the Methanocaldococcus sp. FS406-22 genome encodes:
- a CDS encoding McrC family protein: MTNLITFYEHQLIKFGDKELSKLNLGENEIIELFKTINSRNTLVEDVEDKEFDSIFRIYPNGIKAKQYVGFVAVDNKVIQVLPKVFQYCNYENKDKILAFIKMMNFAYDLNIKEQELAKVKDIASTPVIYEIFIYLFAYSLLNEIKRGFYKSYIKVREEKKFLKGKLLIDKQIRKLPHQRHKFSIEYHEFTENNLLNQIFYYTTYISLKKTKWRENKKLLSELMLIFEGINLRKITIHDFKRVHFTRLNERFKKPFNLAKIILSAFGEIDGEDAIGFFVDMNDLFEKFICSILSKSLGFEIKYQSKFKLFKEVKGIKNIEQKPDYVVYKDNKPVLVLDAKYTEINREYEKPKLPSDMLRQIYTYAKYYTLKCNYKIRSVLIFPKSKKYNDFNSKAIIGEATFFDNEINLYVLTYNLKKLIEGDGIDEEFINCIKKLTENKGEGLE; the protein is encoded by the coding sequence AATAGCAGAAATACTTTGGTTGAAGATGTTGAAGACAAAGAATTTGATAGCATATTTAGAATTTATCCCAATGGAATAAAAGCAAAACAATACGTTGGATTTGTAGCAGTTGATAATAAAGTTATTCAAGTCCTACCAAAAGTTTTCCAATATTGTAACTATGAAAATAAAGATAAAATACTTGCCTTTATAAAAATGATGAACTTTGCATACGATTTAAATATCAAAGAGCAAGAATTAGCAAAAGTTAAAGATATTGCTTCAACTCCAGTAATTTATGAGATTTTTATCTATCTCTTTGCCTATTCTCTATTAAATGAAATTAAAAGAGGATTTTATAAATCTTATATAAAAGTTAGAGAAGAGAAAAAATTCCTAAAGGGAAAATTGCTGATAGATAAGCAAATAAGAAAACTACCACATCAAAGGCATAAATTTTCAATAGAATATCATGAATTCACTGAAAACAACCTTTTAAATCAAATATTTTACTACACAACATATATTTCATTGAAAAAGACAAAATGGAGAGAGAATAAAAAGCTTCTTAGTGAGTTAATGTTAATCTTTGAGGGCATTAACCTAAGAAAGATAACTATCCATGATTTTAAGAGGGTGCATTTTACTCGGCTAAATGAAAGGTTTAAAAAGCCATTCAATTTGGCTAAAATTATCTTATCAGCATTTGGAGAGATTGATGGAGAAGATGCTATTGGATTCTTTGTAGATATGAATGATTTATTTGAAAAATTTATTTGCTCAATATTATCAAAGAGTTTAGGCTTTGAAATAAAATATCAAAGCAAATTTAAGTTGTTTAAGGAAGTAAAAGGGATAAAAAATATTGAACAAAAACCAGATTATGTTGTTTATAAAGATAACAAGCCAGTATTAGTTTTAGATGCAAAATATACTGAAATTAATAGAGAATATGAAAAACCAAAACTACCTTCCGATATGTTAAGGCAAATCTATACCTATGCAAAATACTACACTTTAAAATGCAATTATAAGATTAGATCAGTTTTAATATTCCCAAAATCTAAAAAATACAATGATTTTAATAGTAAAGCAATAATTGGAGAGGCAACATTCTTTGATAATGAAATAAATCTATATGTATTGACCTATAACCTTAAAAAGCTGATTGAAGGAGACGGAATTGATGAAGAGTTTATAAATTGCATTAAAAAATTAACTGAAAATAAAGGGGAGGGCTTAGAATGA
- a CDS encoding MBL fold metallo-hydrolase, translated as MKITIYDGADTIGGNKIHIEENGNGLFLDFGMNFVKYSKYYEEYLSERPARGIYDLWHLNLIPKLNIYRADLIPKDLNIAQYPKIPINAVLISHAHLDHVGNIAILNEKIPIVASPITITILKALRDTSISNHLGMDLPYYSIKKQKENGYVLESDRKSPYLSRKVILTEDNNKVEDFIFYRPRQNSSSRVKKIEKNDIKTLSEEDLGFEIKAFNIDHSIYGAVGYIVEGDTVLAYTGDFRCHGKNKNETKKFIKEAKNASILITEGTRVNRDNDTNITEEDVYNNALKIVENAKGLVIADFSPRNFERLEIFKEIAKRTGRELIITTKDAYFLNALKDVAGIDIIDEHIKIYKNLRSTQQKWEEEIYNLYESHFISPFEIRNNQENYILCFSFYDMPHLLDVNPNGGVYIYSSSEAFGEEQEFSFLRLWYWLKHFGFEIYGFRVNEYGKPVFDKSLHTSGHISKEGLRKVIEKIDPNYIIPVHTENPELFKWAFGDDVLLLKNGESLKL; from the coding sequence ATGAAAATAACCATTTATGATGGAGCTGACACTATAGGAGGAAATAAAATCCACATAGAAGAGAATGGCAATGGATTATTCTTAGATTTTGGGATGAACTTTGTCAAATATTCAAAATACTATGAAGAATACCTTAGTGAAAGACCTGCAAGAGGCATCTATGACCTATGGCATCTCAACTTAATACCAAAACTAAACATTTATAGAGCTGATTTAATCCCAAAGGATTTAAATATAGCTCAATATCCAAAAATTCCTATTAATGCTGTTCTAATAAGCCATGCACATCTCGACCATGTTGGAAATATAGCAATCCTCAATGAAAAAATTCCAATAGTTGCATCTCCAATCACAATAACAATCTTAAAGGCATTAAGAGATACTTCAATCAGCAACCACTTAGGAATGGATTTACCATACTACAGCATTAAAAAACAGAAAGAAAATGGCTATGTCCTTGAATCAGATAGAAAATCACCATATCTTTCAAGAAAAGTTATTTTGACAGAAGATAACAATAAAGTTGAGGATTTTATCTTCTACAGACCCAGGCAGAATTCATCTTCAAGGGTAAAAAAGATTGAGAAGAATGATATTAAAACCCTCAGCGAAGAAGATTTAGGCTTTGAAATTAAAGCATTTAACATAGATCACTCAATCTATGGTGCTGTTGGTTATATTGTTGAAGGAGATACTGTTTTAGCATACACTGGAGATTTCAGATGCCATGGAAAGAACAAAAATGAAACAAAAAAGTTTATTAAAGAGGCAAAGAATGCAAGCATCTTAATTACTGAAGGAACAAGAGTCAATAGAGATAACGATACAAATATCACTGAAGAAGACGTTTATAACAATGCATTAAAGATTGTTGAAAATGCTAAGGGGTTGGTTATTGCCGATTTCTCACCAAGAAACTTTGAGAGATTAGAGATATTTAAAGAAATAGCTAAAAGAACTGGTAGAGAGCTAATTATAACTACAAAAGATGCGTATTTCTTAAATGCCCTAAAAGATGTTGCGGGCATTGATATAATTGATGAACATATAAAAATCTATAAAAATCTTAGAAGCACACAGCAAAAATGGGAGGAAGAGATATACAATTTATATGAAAGCCATTTTATCTCCCCATTTGAGATTAGAAATAACCAAGAAAATTACATTTTATGCTTCTCATTCTATGATATGCCTCATTTATTGGATGTCAATCCAAATGGTGGGGTTTATATTTATTCATCAAGTGAGGCGTTTGGAGAGGAGCAAGAATTCAGCTTCCTAAGATTATGGTACTGGCTTAAACACTTTGGCTTTGAGATTTATGGTTTTAGAGTTAATGAGTATGGAAAGCCAGTCTTTGATAAATCCCTACATACTTCTGGGCATATTTCAAAAGAAGGGCTAAGAAAAGTTATAGAAAAGATTGACCCAAATTACATTATCCCAGTTCATACAGAAAACCCAGAGTTGTTTAAATGGGCTTTTGGAGATGACGTTCTATTACTAAAAAATGGGGAAAGTTTAAAATTGTAA
- a CDS encoding geranylgeranyl reductase family protein, protein MNSNDYDVVIIGGGPVGCITGEYIKNGRVLIVEEHQSIGVPLQCAGLISKNGVKELGNPKGVVNKIRGAYIFTKNNMVKIGNEKVRAYVFERKVMDKDIAIRAAKKCDFLLKAYGEIEKDKDGYKVKITHLGENIVLKPKVIVGADGAKTITGKRLGLVNNKNREILSSCQFEMVNAEVDDDFVYIFLDRRYSERFFTWIIPMGKDRVRVGLIDKGNCYNKLMKFITEHEIAKEILKNAIITEFSTGSLPIGYLDKAFKDNVLLVGDAACHIKPLSGGGLYFGAIGGKIAGEVISKYLNGEINSLALYDKKWKESFGNEIKNGLLVRKLFLKLGNDTLDELIGKLARSDLIDYINKHGDMDRQASLALKVLKSLNIGLGFRILRDLL, encoded by the coding sequence ATGAATAGCAACGATTATGATGTTGTAATTATTGGAGGGGGGCCAGTTGGTTGTATAACGGGAGAATATATAAAAAATGGTAGGGTTTTGATTGTTGAAGAGCATCAGAGCATTGGAGTCCCTTTACAATGTGCTGGCTTAATTAGCAAAAATGGAGTTAAAGAGCTTGGAAATCCTAAAGGAGTAGTTAATAAGATTAGAGGGGCTTATATATTTACAAAAAACAATATGGTAAAGATTGGGAATGAAAAAGTTAGGGCTTATGTTTTTGAAAGAAAGGTTATGGATAAGGATATAGCCATTAGGGCAGCAAAAAAATGTGATTTTTTGTTAAAGGCTTATGGAGAAATTGAGAAAGATAAAGACGGCTATAAAGTTAAAATAACTCATCTTGGTGAAAATATAGTTCTAAAACCAAAAGTTATTGTTGGAGCTGATGGTGCTAAAACAATAACTGGTAAAAGATTGGGATTGGTAAATAACAAAAATAGGGAGATTTTGTCAAGCTGTCAGTTTGAAATGGTTAATGCTGAGGTAGATGATGACTTTGTATATATCTTTTTAGATAGAAGATATTCAGAGAGATTTTTTACTTGGATTATTCCAATGGGGAAGGATAGGGTTAGGGTTGGTTTAATAGATAAAGGCAACTGCTACAACAAACTCATGAAATTTATAACTGAACATGAGATAGCAAAGGAAATTTTAAAAAATGCTATAATAACAGAATTTTCTACTGGTTCTTTGCCAATTGGTTATTTAGATAAAGCCTTTAAAGATAACGTTCTGCTTGTTGGAGATGCCGCTTGTCATATAAAGCCCCTAAGTGGGGGAGGGCTGTATTTTGGTGCGATTGGAGGAAAGATAGCTGGAGAGGTTATCAGCAAATATTTAAATGGAGAGATAAATAGTTTGGCACTCTATGATAAAAAATGGAAAGAGAGTTTCGGAAATGAGATAAAGAATGGATTATTAGTTAGGAAATTGTTTTTAAAATTAGGAAATGACACTTTAGATGAGCTTATTGGAAAGTTGGCAAGAAGTGATTTAATTGACTACATAAACAAGCATGGAGATATGGATAGACAGGCATCTTTGGCATTAAAGGTTTTAAAGTCATTAAATATTGGATTAGGATTTAGAATTTTAAGAGATTTGTTATGA
- a CDS encoding sodium:proton antiporter — protein sequence MDTALFLGYLSILFAGGAIIAKIAKKIGIPDIPLLLIFGLILSIFNVIPKNIVESSFDFIGNFGLIILLFIGSFEMEWSVMKRVLDVIVKLDILALLIVWVISGIVFNFVFHLPILSLIGLLFGAIVSATDPATLIPIFSKMDIDPEVAITLEAESVFNDPLGIVVTLISLSPLGLAKAENPLLEFISLAVGGIILGLIAGKFYECIISKIRFEDYIAPFTLGLAIAFWYFGESIFPSITGYEISGFMAVAIMGLYIGNVIVHKEEHKEDMEKVAIFFDEVSIFIRILIFVLLGASISIPLLEKYAVPAFICALGSILLARPVGVLIATAIPPIRPLAERIYLALEGPRGVVPATLAAMVYTEIIKHPNIVPKDIAALMPPTELAGTILVATFMTIIVSVILEASWAKPLANILLKKKNVSSSQ from the coding sequence ATGGATACAGCGTTATTTCTTGGTTATTTGTCAATTCTTTTTGCTGGAGGTGCCATAATAGCAAAGATTGCTAAAAAGATTGGCATTCCAGATATCCCTCTCTTGTTGATATTTGGGCTCATACTATCTATATTTAACGTTATACCAAAAAATATTGTTGAAAGTTCTTTTGATTTTATTGGAAACTTTGGGTTGATAATTTTACTGTTTATTGGTTCTTTTGAGATGGAATGGAGTGTTATGAAGAGAGTATTGGATGTTATTGTAAAGCTCGATATATTAGCTTTATTAATTGTTTGGGTTATTTCAGGAATCGTATTTAACTTTGTGTTCCATCTACCAATTTTATCATTAATTGGTTTGCTATTTGGAGCTATCGTTTCTGCTACTGACCCAGCTACTTTAATACCAATATTCTCTAAGATGGACATAGACCCTGAGGTTGCAATAACTTTAGAAGCTGAAAGTGTATTTAATGACCCATTAGGTATTGTTGTAACATTAATATCTTTATCACCTCTAGGATTGGCTAAAGCAGAAAATCCTTTACTTGAGTTTATTTCACTGGCTGTTGGTGGAATTATACTTGGACTAATTGCTGGTAAATTCTATGAATGCATTATATCAAAAATCAGGTTTGAAGATTATATTGCTCCATTTACATTGGGATTGGCTATTGCTTTTTGGTATTTTGGTGAAAGTATCTTCCCATCAATAACTGGATATGAAATCAGCGGGTTCATGGCTGTAGCTATAATGGGGCTTTATATTGGTAATGTTATAGTACATAAAGAAGAACATAAAGAAGACATGGAAAAAGTTGCAATATTCTTTGATGAGGTATCAATATTTATTAGAATATTAATCTTCGTATTACTAGGAGCCAGCATTTCAATTCCATTATTAGAAAAATATGCTGTCCCTGCATTTATATGTGCATTAGGTTCTATACTTTTGGCAAGACCCGTTGGTGTTTTGATAGCTACAGCTATTCCACCAATCAGACCACTTGCTGAAAGGATATATTTAGCGTTAGAGGGGCCGAGAGGTGTTGTTCCAGCAACATTGGCGGCAATGGTTTATACTGAAATCATAAAACATCCAAATATAGTCCCAAAAGATATAGCAGCTTTAATGCCTCCAACAGAACTTGCTGGAACTATATTAGTAGCAACCTTTATGACAATAATAGTTAGTGTTATCTTAGAGGCATCATGGGCAAAACCATTGGCAAATATATTATTGAAAAAAAAGAACGTCTCAAGTTCCCAATAA
- a CDS encoding cobalt-precorrin-7 (C(5))-methyltransferase: MIYIVGIGPGDKEYLTLKAIKIVENADLVVGSKRALELFNIEDSKKIILTKNLIDELKEIIKKDENIKNKKVAILSTGDPCFSGLLKTLLKIGAKKEDIEVISGISSIQIAAAKLKISWEDYYIITLHGKEENRKKLLNLIKSHEKVIFLPNNLKEDAKFLIDNGINPDAKIWVLENLTYKNEKISLKSLKEIVKEDFSYLTVCVYTGEND; this comes from the coding sequence ATGATTTATATAGTTGGAATTGGCCCAGGAGATAAAGAGTATTTAACCTTAAAGGCAATAAAAATCGTTGAAAATGCTGATTTAGTTGTTGGTAGTAAGAGGGCTTTAGAATTATTCAATATAGAAGATAGCAAAAAAATAATCCTAACAAAAAATTTAATTGATGAGTTAAAGGAGATAATAAAAAAAGATGAAAACATAAAAAATAAAAAGGTTGCCATATTATCAACCGGAGATCCATGTTTTAGCGGGCTATTAAAAACTCTATTAAAGATTGGAGCTAAAAAGGAAGATATTGAAGTTATCTCTGGTATTTCATCTATACAAATAGCAGCTGCAAAATTAAAAATCTCCTGGGAGGATTATTATATAATAACCCTACATGGAAAAGAAGAAAATAGGAAAAAGCTTTTAAATTTAATAAAAAGTCATGAAAAAGTCATCTTTTTACCAAACAATTTAAAGGAGGATGCAAAGTTTTTAATAGATAATGGCATAAATCCAGACGCAAAAATCTGGGTTTTGGAGAATCTAACTTACAAAAATGAGAAAATTAGTTTAAAATCTTTAAAAGAGATAGTCAAAGAAGATTTTTCCTACCTAACAGTTTGTGTTTATACTGGAGAAAACGATTAA
- the crcB gene encoding fluoride efflux transporter CrcB: MIRELLLIGVGGFFGAIFRYLISGIVPVKFGIPTGTLIVNLIGSFILGFLLYCSLFAPIPTEYKLLIGTGFCGALTTFSTFSYETFVLVDEGLLFKALLNILINVVGCLVMVYFGRVLALAIFR, from the coding sequence ATGATTAGAGAGCTGTTATTAATAGGAGTTGGGGGATTTTTTGGAGCTATTTTTAGATATTTAATCAGTGGGATTGTTCCAGTAAAATTTGGCATACCAACTGGAACATTAATAGTTAATTTAATAGGCAGTTTTATCTTAGGGTTTTTATTATATTGCTCTTTATTTGCTCCAATACCAACTGAATATAAGCTACTTATTGGAACTGGTTTTTGTGGAGCTTTAACAACATTTTCCACATTTTCTTATGAAACCTTTGTGTTAGTTGATGAGGGGTTGTTATTTAAAGCCCTACTAAATATATTAATCAATGTAGTTGGTTGTTTAGTTATGGTTTATTTTGGTAGGGTTTTGGCTTTAGCTATATTTAGGTAG
- a CDS encoding DUF190 domain-containing protein: MIKAKILKIYLKEGDKFKGELMYKYIMKILKREKISGATVYKGICGYGVRGIAEFDIFRLSVNLPVIIECVDIEENINRVLPKLYEVIKNNGLIVITDCYVYKGETHE; this comes from the coding sequence ATGATAAAAGCAAAGATTCTAAAGATTTATTTGAAAGAAGGAGACAAATTTAAAGGAGAATTAATGTATAAATACATTATGAAAATACTAAAGAGGGAGAAAATTAGTGGAGCTACTGTTTATAAAGGAATATGTGGTTATGGGGTTAGAGGAATAGCTGAGTTTGATATATTTCGGTTATCTGTAAATCTCCCGGTGATTATTGAATGTGTTGATATTGAAGAAAATATAAATAGGGTTTTACCTAAGTTATATGAAGTCATAAAAAATAATGGGTTGATAGTAATAACTGATTGCTATGTGTATAAAGGTGAAACTCATGAGTAA
- a CDS encoding STT3 domain-containing protein, which produces MSNALEKISNFFKERNWIKILLIVLMLMFMSFQLRAQTADMKFAQNNEFLKKMFSDEHGRMYLLAIDPYYYLRLSENLYDHGYCGDTIKIINGKEVPYDLYQYAPPGHPIPWEPPVICLATLAIYYIWHSIDATVIIMNAAFWVPAVLGMLLGIPIYFIVRRVTNSNIGGIVGAIAIISAPALLYKTCAGFADTPIFEILPILFIVWFILEAIHSQEKTALFKKDLKNPISLFVIAALIIELIFGIYLNIASGESIVIASVFFYAISLAFVLAGLVIAGIKKLKGKDVEFELFALLAVILTAVAPKMWGAWWYGFDVITGFLITYIIALALLKSQVKIKEFIDIGNFKNVVCLSIFYILGSIILLTAIYGVGTAISPITSPLGYNKILSSYTLTTGWPNVYTTVAELAKPSSWGDIFTNAIGSNTIAIVGILGIVLSFLSLRHEKIKFDIKYAILLAIWLVVTLYAATKGIRFASLATPPLAIGLGIFVGQLDRVLKMKNDTAIVGIGIPAGLFGLLMLSKYSAKISQILLPTTYVPAIAYGFLIVLALLAIYKISDIISTINDKKETIIKISALLLCIGVIIPPLSAVVPFSAAPTFNNGWKAGLDWIKETAPKNAVITCWWDNGHIYTYEARRMVTFDGGSQNTPRAYWVGRIFATSNENLAIGIIRMLATSGDEAFEKGSVLMNFTHNNVSETVKILNEILPVNRSTAYEILTKKYGLSDKEAELVLNATHPEHPNPDYLITYNRMTDIAPVWSMFGFWNFSLPPNTPDKKREKGAFFKGTSYYLGNGTILTNVNVYGYSYVTLINNTNISTYIVQKINGQTKIIGTFKIHKLYIKTPSGVREIVLNKDGQLSEFIRLNANGEGYAWLSTRNLEDSIYARLHFLDGYGLKHIKLVKATIDPTDFGVQPGFKIYKVDYGTDYLK; this is translated from the coding sequence ATGAGTAACGCATTAGAAAAAATAAGTAATTTCTTTAAAGAGAGAAATTGGATAAAAATCCTTTTAATAGTTTTAATGCTCATGTTTATGAGTTTTCAGTTAAGGGCTCAGACAGCAGATATGAAATTTGCCCAAAATAATGAATTTTTAAAGAAAATGTTTTCAGATGAACATGGAAGGATGTATCTCCTTGCTATTGATCCTTACTACTACTTAAGGTTGAGTGAAAATCTCTACGACCATGGGTACTGTGGAGACACAATAAAGATTATTAATGGGAAAGAAGTGCCTTATGATTTGTATCAATATGCTCCTCCAGGACATCCAATACCTTGGGAGCCACCAGTTATCTGTTTGGCAACACTAGCTATTTACTATATATGGCATTCTATTGATGCAACTGTAATCATTATGAACGCTGCCTTCTGGGTTCCAGCAGTTTTGGGGATGTTGTTAGGAATACCAATCTACTTCATAGTTAGGAGGGTTACAAATAGCAACATCGGAGGAATAGTAGGGGCTATAGCCATAATATCTGCTCCTGCTTTATTATACAAAACATGTGCTGGATTTGCAGATACTCCAATATTTGAAATTCTACCAATACTCTTTATAGTCTGGTTTATCCTTGAGGCAATACATAGCCAGGAAAAAACAGCTTTATTTAAAAAAGATTTAAAAAATCCAATATCTTTATTTGTAATAGCTGCATTAATAATTGAGTTAATATTTGGGATTTATCTGAATATAGCTTCAGGAGAAAGCATAGTCATCGCCTCAGTATTCTTTTATGCCATCTCCTTAGCGTTTGTTTTGGCAGGTTTAGTAATAGCAGGAATTAAGAAATTAAAAGGTAAAGATGTAGAGTTTGAATTATTTGCTCTATTGGCAGTGATATTAACAGCCGTAGCTCCAAAAATGTGGGGGGCTTGGTGGTATGGATTCGATGTAATTACTGGTTTCTTGATAACCTATATTATTGCCTTAGCACTGCTAAAATCACAGGTAAAGATTAAAGAGTTCATTGATATCGGAAACTTCAAAAATGTTGTTTGTTTATCAATATTTTACATTCTTGGGTCAATTATATTATTAACAGCAATATATGGAGTAGGGACAGCAATTTCACCAATTACCTCACCTTTAGGGTATAATAAAATACTTTCAAGTTACACCCTAACAACTGGTTGGCCAAATGTCTATACAACAGTTGCAGAACTTGCAAAGCCGAGCTCATGGGGAGATATATTTACAAACGCTATTGGTTCAAATACAATAGCAATTGTTGGGATACTTGGAATAGTTTTATCATTCCTATCTTTAAGACATGAAAAAATTAAGTTTGATATAAAATACGCCATATTATTAGCTATTTGGTTAGTAGTAACTTTATATGCTGCAACAAAAGGGATTAGATTTGCATCTTTAGCAACCCCTCCATTAGCAATTGGTTTGGGAATATTTGTTGGGCAGTTGGATAGGGTCTTAAAAATGAAAAACGATACTGCAATAGTCGGAATAGGTATTCCTGCCGGGCTATTTGGATTACTGATGCTTTCAAAATACTCTGCAAAAATCTCCCAAATATTGCTACCAACAACTTATGTTCCAGCAATTGCCTATGGATTTTTAATTGTCTTAGCTTTATTAGCCATTTACAAAATATCTGACATAATCTCAACAATAAATGATAAAAAAGAAACAATAATAAAGATATCTGCCTTACTGCTTTGTATTGGAGTTATTATCCCTCCATTATCTGCTGTAGTTCCATTTTCTGCTGCTCCAACATTCAATAATGGGTGGAAAGCTGGTTTAGATTGGATAAAAGAAACTGCTCCAAAAAATGCGGTTATAACTTGCTGGTGGGATAACGGGCACATCTATACATATGAGGCAAGGAGAATGGTTACATTTGATGGTGGTAGCCAAAACACTCCAAGAGCTTACTGGGTAGGAAGGATTTTCGCCACATCAAACGAAAATCTGGCTATTGGAATAATTAGAATGTTAGCAACAAGTGGAGATGAAGCATTTGAAAAAGGTAGCGTTTTAATGAACTTTACACATAACAATGTATCAGAAACTGTTAAGATATTGAATGAGATTTTGCCAGTAAATAGAAGTACAGCTTATGAAATATTAACTAAGAAATATGGTTTAAGTGATAAAGAGGCAGAATTAGTTTTAAATGCAACACATCCAGAGCATCCAAATCCAGACTATCTAATAACTTACAACAGAATGACAGATATTGCCCCAGTTTGGAGTATGTTTGGATTCTGGAACTTCTCTCTCCCACCAAACACACCAGACAAAAAAAGAGAAAAAGGAGCGTTCTTTAAAGGAACTTCATATTACTTAGGAAATGGCACAATCTTGACTAATGTGAATGTATATGGATATAGTTACGTTACATTGATAAATAATACAAATATCTCTACATATATTGTTCAAAAAATAAACGGTCAAACAAAGATTATAGGCACATTTAAGATACATAAGTTATATATAAAGACACCTTCAGGAGTCAGAGAAATAGTATTAAACAAAGATGGACAGTTGTCAGAGTTTATTAGACTGAACGCTAATGGA